In the genome of bacterium, one region contains:
- a CDS encoding MoxR family ATPase, translated as MAEEKATAAQRLVDNIEKVIVGKRETIVQTISALLANGHVLVEDVPGTGKTMLARALARSLDAGFRRVQFTPDLLPSDLTGVSIYNQKAGEFEFREGPLFSSVLLADELNRATPRTQSALLEAMEERTVSVDGATYKLPEPFFVIATQNPVEHHGVYDLPEAQLDRFLVRLSLGYASVAEERRIVEHQRLAHPLESIESVATIDEIVAEQQKLREDIAVEPNVSDYIVRLVAETREHRDLILGASARASIALYRLCQARAWIDGAAFVTPDLVKQMAPIVLCHRLLLKPQSRLGGTQPEQIVNEILDHVEVPVGRFK; from the coding sequence ATGGCCGAAGAAAAAGCAACTGCTGCCCAACGCCTGGTCGACAACATCGAGAAGGTGATCGTCGGCAAACGCGAGACGATCGTGCAGACGATTTCCGCATTGCTCGCGAACGGGCATGTTCTCGTCGAGGACGTTCCCGGCACGGGGAAAACGATGCTGGCACGCGCGTTGGCGCGTTCGCTGGACGCCGGATTCCGACGCGTGCAGTTCACACCAGATCTGCTTCCGTCGGACCTGACGGGCGTTTCCATCTACAATCAGAAAGCCGGCGAGTTTGAGTTCCGCGAGGGCCCTCTGTTCAGCAGCGTTCTCCTGGCGGATGAACTCAATCGCGCGACGCCGCGCACGCAATCCGCGCTGCTGGAGGCCATGGAGGAGCGCACCGTCAGCGTCGATGGAGCGACATACAAACTGCCGGAACCGTTCTTCGTCATCGCGACGCAGAACCCCGTCGAACACCACGGCGTATACGATCTGCCGGAGGCGCAGTTGGATCGCTTTCTTGTGCGCCTGTCGCTGGGCTACGCATCTGTCGCGGAGGAGCGCCGCATCGTCGAGCACCAGCGCCTCGCCCATCCTCTCGAGTCGATCGAGTCCGTCGCAACAATCGACGAGATCGTCGCCGAGCAGCAGAAGCTGCGCGAGGACATCGCCGTCGAGCCAAACGTGAGCGATTACATCGTGCGACTCGTTGCGGAAACGCGCGAGCACCGCGATCTAATCCTCGGCGCCAGCGCACGTGCATCGATCGCGCTCTACCGCCTGTGCCAGGCCCGCGCGTGGATCGATGGCGCGGCATTTGTCACGCCGGATCTGGTGAAGCAGATGGCGCCGATCGTCCTCTGCCACCGACTGCTGCTGAAGCCGCAAAGCCGCCTGGGCGGGACGCAGCCGGAACAGATCGTCAACGAAATCCTCGATCACGTCGAAGTGCCGGTGGGACGGTTTAAATAG
- the nth gene encoding endonuclease III codes for MAAKPKKPNYADYHTQSSLWDKVDEGLKDRIGKLRKNAKKSAEALKMAEVLRGEFPEAGCALHYKTPLQLLVATILSAQCTDERVNMVTPALFKKYPTALDFASAPPGELEKDIHSTGFFNNKAKAIRAACADIHERFADQVPEDMDELLSLRGVARKTANVVRCNAFDYPGLTVDTHFKRITNRLGLTKQSDPEKIEAEIANLLPPDEWSHFCHSVILHGRKTCKARKPDCASCALQTLCPSAFKSEI; via the coding sequence ATGGCTGCAAAACCGAAGAAACCCAACTACGCCGACTACCACACGCAAAGCTCGTTGTGGGACAAAGTGGACGAAGGCCTGAAGGACCGCATCGGCAAACTGCGAAAGAATGCGAAGAAGTCGGCCGAAGCGCTCAAGATGGCGGAAGTTCTGCGTGGCGAATTCCCAGAGGCCGGGTGCGCGCTGCACTACAAGACGCCGCTGCAATTGCTCGTGGCGACGATCCTTTCCGCACAGTGCACCGATGAACGCGTCAACATGGTTACGCCGGCGCTCTTCAAGAAGTATCCCACGGCACTGGACTTCGCGAGCGCCCCTCCAGGCGAGTTGGAGAAGGACATTCACTCCACGGGGTTCTTCAACAACAAAGCGAAGGCCATTCGCGCGGCTTGCGCGGACATTCATGAACGCTTTGCCGACCAAGTTCCGGAAGACATGGATGAATTGCTGTCGCTGCGCGGCGTCGCTCGAAAGACAGCGAACGTTGTGCGCTGCAACGCGTTTGACTATCCCGGTCTCACGGTCGACACGCACTTCAAACGAATCACGAATCGCCTTGGCCTGACAAAGCAATCGGACCCGGAGAAGATCGAAGCGGAGATCGCGAATCTTCTTCCGCCGGATGAATGGTCGCATTTCTGTCACTCCGTCATCTTGCACGGACGCAAGACATGCAAAGCACGCAAGCCCGATTGCGCGAGTTGCGCGCTGCAGACGCTCTGCCCCAGCGCATTTAAGTCGGAGATTTGA
- the ligA gene encoding NAD-dependent DNA ligase LigA produces MPSGVRDRVDVLRREIEHHNLLYYKQAEPKISDREYDLLVEELEGLERQFPELKAEASPTERVGSDLQEGFATVRHAVPMLSISNTYNEDELREWDERNKRSLGSLVDGEIEYVVELKIDGVAISLRYEEGRFVQGATRGDGSQGDDVTQNLRTIDVIPDRIPVPDGARVFEVRGEVYYKRDAFDAMNEARAKDGKQVFANPRNAAAGSLKMLDSAEVANRPLTMFAYAAGESDYDLPPTHFEFLQFIEELGFCVNPERSLCKSIDEVIALVDVWEKKRGDLNYDTDGLVVKVNNRDWQRRLGATSKSPRWLVAYKFSAEQGQSKLESVEWSVGRTGAVTPVANLSAVRLAGTTVKRATLHNVDELDRLGIKVGDSVVVEKGGDIIPKVVRVLESLRTGDELKIAIPENCPSCGSKLVQLEEEVALRCVNAACPAQVRERIIHYASRNAMDIEGLGEKVVDSLVDHALVTDVADLYGLQKEQLIDLERFAEKSAQNLVDAIDESKTRPLASFLFALGMRFVGTSSARDLAREFGTLDNVMAADYESLKAVEGIGEVVAQAICEFFGSDDNKALIQRLRDAGVNPPTDESAAEREANKSEVFDGKTFVLTGELEAMTRAEAKDEIEKRGGKVTGSVSKKTDVVVVGDSPGSKFKKAQQLGITIWDETELQKNLNG; encoded by the coding sequence ATGCCCTCCGGCGTGCGCGATCGCGTGGATGTGCTCCGGCGGGAGATCGAGCACCACAATCTCCTGTACTACAAGCAGGCCGAGCCCAAAATCAGCGATCGCGAGTACGATCTGCTGGTCGAGGAATTGGAAGGGCTCGAGCGCCAGTTCCCGGAGCTCAAGGCCGAGGCCTCGCCCACGGAACGCGTCGGCAGCGACCTGCAGGAGGGCTTTGCCACGGTCCGCCACGCCGTGCCGATGCTCTCCATCTCAAACACCTACAACGAGGACGAGTTGCGCGAATGGGATGAGCGCAACAAGCGCAGCCTGGGGTCGCTGGTCGATGGAGAGATCGAGTACGTCGTAGAGTTGAAGATTGACGGCGTGGCGATCTCGTTGCGCTACGAAGAGGGTCGATTCGTCCAAGGCGCGACGCGCGGCGACGGCAGCCAGGGCGACGATGTGACGCAGAATCTGCGCACGATCGATGTCATCCCCGATCGCATTCCCGTGCCGGACGGTGCGCGCGTTTTTGAAGTGCGCGGCGAAGTCTACTACAAGCGCGATGCGTTTGATGCGATGAATGAGGCCCGCGCGAAGGATGGCAAGCAGGTCTTTGCCAATCCCCGCAACGCCGCGGCCGGTTCACTGAAGATGCTCGATTCCGCCGAGGTCGCAAACCGTCCGCTGACGATGTTTGCCTACGCCGCCGGCGAGTCGGACTACGACTTGCCTCCGACGCACTTCGAGTTCCTGCAGTTCATCGAAGAACTCGGGTTCTGCGTGAATCCGGAGCGAAGCCTTTGTAAGTCGATCGACGAAGTGATCGCGCTGGTCGACGTTTGGGAGAAGAAGCGCGGCGATCTGAACTACGACACTGATGGGCTAGTAGTGAAGGTGAACAACCGCGACTGGCAGCGTCGCCTCGGCGCCACGTCGAAGTCCCCCCGGTGGCTCGTCGCGTACAAATTCAGCGCCGAGCAAGGGCAGTCGAAACTCGAAAGCGTTGAATGGAGCGTCGGACGCACGGGTGCGGTTACGCCCGTCGCGAATCTCAGCGCCGTGCGGCTGGCCGGCACGACGGTGAAGCGCGCAACGCTGCATAACGTCGATGAACTGGATCGCCTCGGAATCAAAGTGGGCGATTCTGTCGTTGTCGAGAAGGGCGGAGACATTATCCCGAAAGTCGTGCGTGTGCTGGAGTCTCTCCGCACCGGCGACGAGCTGAAAATCGCCATTCCGGAGAACTGTCCGTCCTGTGGATCCAAGCTGGTGCAACTCGAGGAAGAGGTCGCGCTGCGTTGCGTGAATGCCGCGTGTCCCGCGCAGGTGCGAGAACGGATCATTCACTATGCAAGCCGCAATGCGATGGACATCGAAGGCCTGGGCGAGAAGGTGGTGGATTCCCTCGTCGATCACGCCTTGGTAACGGACGTGGCCGACTTGTATGGATTGCAGAAGGAGCAATTGATCGATCTGGAGCGATTTGCCGAGAAGTCCGCACAAAACTTGGTCGACGCCATCGACGAGAGCAAGACGCGCCCGCTGGCGAGTTTCCTGTTTGCGCTGGGCATGCGGTTCGTCGGCACGTCGTCCGCGCGCGATCTGGCACGCGAATTCGGAACGTTGGACAATGTGATGGCGGCGGATTATGAAAGTCTGAAGGCTGTCGAAGGCATCGGCGAAGTTGTCGCCCAAGCCATCTGCGAGTTCTTTGGAAGTGACGACAACAAAGCCTTGATCCAGCGCCTCCGCGATGCGGGCGTGAATCCGCCGACGGATGAATCCGCCGCGGAACGCGAGGCAAACAAGAGCGAAGTCTTTGACGGCAAAACGTTCGTCCTGACCGGCGAGTTGGAAGCCATGACGCGCGCCGAGGCGAAAGACGAGATCGAAAAGCGCGGCGGAAAAGTCACCGGTAGCGTCTCAAAGAAGACCGACGTCGTTGTCGTCGGCGATAGCCCCGGCAGCAAGTTCAAGAAGGCGCAACAACTCGGTATCACGATCTGGGACGAGACTGAACTGCAGAAGAACCTGAACGGATAA
- the recJ gene encoding single-stranded-DNA-specific exonuclease RecJ: protein MTAPAPSSDFAPPPARWTLRSVDEALGERIAASLQIHPAVGRLMAARGWSDLNAAADFLSPRLRSLRDPFELNDMQPAVERALAAIESGQKIAVFGDYDVDGISSTALMILALQHLGASPSYFIPHRIHDGYGMSARRVEELAAEGAKLLITVDCGVSCAAEIAIARRLGMDVIVTDHHLAEGELPDAHAIVNPNLPESYYAGARLSGVGVAFKFAHALLKAAGRPPEESRDFLRSLMDLVALGTIADVVPLAGENRVLAYFGLQVLQDSERPGIQALLGVAGLRGKELRAEHVGFMLGPRINAAGRTDHAVTALELLLTTNSSRATEIANHLDMLNRRRREEENSILDHCLAAADQQMATGDDSLLVVGGEDYHLGIVGIVAARLTERFHRPAIVLRMEEELARGSARSINGFDIHEALCSCHDLLTQYGGHAAAAGVQLQSARVPKFRGAINEFARGVFAERDLTPELAIDLELEPGELTWDLHRDLQKLQPFGEDNPSPLFLMRGVQNQYPPRIVGSNHLKLNVRLGDRSMAAIGFGLARYMEMCNSGQPYDVVFRPTENHFRGQTNLEMHLVDLRASA, encoded by the coding sequence ATGACTGCTCCCGCTCCCAGCTCTGATTTTGCTCCGCCGCCAGCGCGATGGACGTTGCGTTCCGTGGACGAGGCGCTGGGTGAGCGAATCGCGGCGTCGTTGCAGATCCACCCGGCCGTCGGGCGCCTGATGGCCGCGCGCGGATGGAGCGACCTGAATGCGGCGGCCGATTTCCTGAGCCCCCGCCTGCGCAGCCTGCGCGATCCGTTTGAACTCAACGACATGCAACCGGCCGTCGAGCGGGCCCTCGCGGCGATCGAATCGGGACAGAAGATTGCCGTCTTCGGCGACTACGACGTCGACGGCATCTCGTCGACGGCGCTGATGATTCTGGCGCTGCAGCATTTGGGCGCGTCGCCGTCGTACTTCATCCCGCATCGCATACACGACGGCTACGGCATGAGCGCCCGGCGCGTGGAAGAATTGGCGGCGGAGGGCGCGAAGCTGCTGATCACGGTGGATTGCGGCGTCAGTTGCGCGGCGGAAATCGCCATTGCGCGTCGCCTCGGCATGGACGTGATCGTGACGGACCACCACCTTGCGGAGGGTGAACTGCCGGACGCCCACGCGATCGTGAATCCGAACCTCCCGGAGTCGTACTACGCGGGCGCGCGCTTGTCCGGAGTCGGCGTGGCGTTCAAGTTCGCCCACGCGCTTCTGAAGGCCGCCGGCCGTCCGCCGGAGGAGTCGCGGGATTTCCTTCGCAGCCTGATGGACCTCGTGGCGCTGGGGACGATCGCCGATGTGGTGCCCCTGGCGGGGGAGAACCGCGTGCTGGCGTACTTCGGGCTCCAGGTACTGCAGGACAGCGAGCGTCCGGGAATCCAGGCGCTGCTGGGTGTGGCGGGCCTGCGGGGCAAGGAACTGCGGGCCGAGCACGTCGGGTTCATGCTGGGGCCGCGCATCAATGCCGCCGGCCGCACAGACCACGCCGTGACAGCGCTGGAACTCCTGCTGACCACGAATTCCTCGCGCGCCACAGAGATTGCCAACCACCTGGACATGCTGAATCGCCGTCGCCGCGAAGAGGAGAACTCGATCCTCGATCATTGTCTCGCGGCTGCCGACCAGCAAATGGCGACCGGCGACGATTCGCTGCTGGTCGTCGGTGGCGAAGACTACCACCTCGGGATCGTCGGAATTGTGGCGGCGCGCCTGACCGAGCGCTTCCACCGACCTGCAATCGTGCTGCGCATGGAGGAAGAGCTGGCCCGCGGCAGCGCGCGGTCCATCAACGGCTTCGACATTCACGAAGCGCTCTGTTCCTGCCACGACCTGCTGACCCAGTACGGCGGCCACGCGGCGGCGGCAGGTGTGCAATTGCAATCCGCGCGCGTTCCCAAGTTCCGCGGCGCAATCAATGAGTTCGCCCGTGGCGTCTTTGCCGAACGCGATCTGACGCCCGAACTGGCGATCGACCTGGAACTGGAGCCCGGCGAGCTGACCTGGGATCTCCATCGCGATCTGCAGAAGCTCCAGCCCTTCGGCGAGGACAATCCATCGCCCCTGTTCCTGATGCGCGGCGTGCAGAACCAGTACCCGCCGCGGATCGTCGGGTCGAATCACCTGAAGCTGAACGTTCGCCTCGGCGATCGTTCGATGGCGGCGATTGGGTTTGGCTTGGCGCGGTACATGGAGATGTGCAACTCCGGCCAGCCGTATGACGTTGTCTTCCGGCCGACGGAGAATCACTTCCGCGGCCAAACGAATCTGGAAATGCACCTCGTCGATCTGCGAGCCAGCGCATGA
- a CDS encoding NAD(P)/FAD-dependent oxidoreductase: protein MEKRLGETRAVVIGAGAGGLAAAIALAARGARVRVLERNPHPGGRLTPIEARGYRFDPAEPFINYPHVLGQLFALADLRLTDFLNFIPVRPTTRLVFPDGQTLDLWRDPHLLAKEVARFSKEDARRIPKFLAEMESFASVVEDHFWGTNGRGWRGPAFLAAHPRSVRHWRKLFSPFSLEHLLRRRFTHDRVRDIFRVLAMRPGGSPRGPAALAFLAGTEIRRGLWYPEGGMQAVLESLVRVATMLGVRFVWNARVENIEVEGDRVRRVSGQGFRPLRADLVVSTADPALTTGRLLSDGEPHKKLATRYRPRKARHSGLLVMLGCSEQFEALGQPETVFVGGNPFEEARQIEKWRVAPSDPTIFVSAPSLLDPSLAPESHHVLRLFAHQPPASNRFVWNEANADAERDRMLRRVEKAGAAGITESIQEEVVMTPPDFARTYGLTDGVLFGPSFSTRRGWMARPGTSVPEIGGLYLAGADTHPGPRLSDVITGGLLVASHAASKTKS from the coding sequence ATGGAAAAGCGACTGGGCGAGACCCGGGCCGTGGTGATCGGCGCGGGGGCCGGAGGGCTGGCGGCGGCGATCGCCCTGGCTGCCCGCGGGGCGCGCGTTCGCGTCCTGGAGCGCAATCCCCATCCGGGCGGTCGCCTGACTCCGATCGAGGCTCGCGGCTATCGCTTCGATCCCGCCGAGCCCTTCATCAACTACCCGCACGTCCTTGGACAACTGTTCGCACTGGCGGACCTGCGCTTGACCGATTTTCTGAACTTCATCCCGGTCCGGCCAACGACCCGACTCGTCTTCCCGGACGGCCAGACCCTCGACCTCTGGAGAGATCCACACCTGTTAGCGAAAGAAGTGGCTCGCTTCTCCAAGGAGGATGCCCGCCGGATCCCGAAGTTCCTGGCCGAGATGGAGTCATTCGCTTCTGTGGTCGAGGATCATTTCTGGGGCACAAATGGGCGCGGCTGGCGCGGGCCGGCGTTTCTGGCGGCACACCCGCGGTCGGTGCGGCACTGGCGCAAACTCTTCTCGCCGTTCTCGCTGGAACACCTCCTGCGCCGACGCTTCACGCACGATCGTGTTCGCGACATCTTTCGCGTCCTGGCCATGCGGCCGGGCGGCTCGCCGCGGGGGCCGGCGGCCCTGGCCTTCCTGGCTGGGACCGAAATCCGCCGCGGCCTCTGGTACCCGGAGGGCGGCATGCAGGCCGTCCTGGAGTCGCTCGTGCGGGTCGCCACGATGCTCGGCGTGCGATTCGTCTGGAACGCACGCGTAGAGAACATCGAGGTCGAAGGCGACCGCGTCCGCCGTGTCAGCGGCCAGGGCTTTCGGCCCCTGCGGGCGGATCTCGTGGTCAGCACCGCCGACCCGGCCCTGACGACTGGGCGCCTCCTGAGCGACGGCGAACCGCACAAGAAGCTGGCGACGCGATATCGTCCTCGCAAAGCCCGTCATTCTGGGCTGCTCGTGATGCTCGGTTGCTCCGAGCAATTCGAGGCGCTCGGCCAGCCGGAGACGGTCTTCGTGGGGGGCAATCCCTTCGAGGAGGCTCGCCAGATCGAGAAATGGCGAGTCGCCCCATCGGATCCGACAATCTTCGTCTCGGCACCATCGCTTCTGGATCCGAGCCTCGCGCCTGAGAGCCACCACGTCCTGCGCCTTTTTGCGCACCAACCGCCGGCCTCGAATCGATTCGTGTGGAACGAGGCGAACGCCGACGCCGAACGCGACCGGATGCTGCGCCGCGTCGAGAAGGCGGGCGCTGCAGGCATCACTGAGTCGATCCAGGAAGAGGTCGTGATGACGCCGCCGGATTTCGCGCGGACTTATGGGCTGACCGATGGAGTCCTGTTCGGTCCCTCGTTTTCGACACGCCGGGGCTGGATGGCGAGGCCGGGCACATCGGTTCCGGAAATCGGGGGCCTCTACCTGGCGGGTGCCGACACGCACCCGGGCCCGCGCCTGTCGGACGTCATCACCGGCGGCCTCCTCGTAGCCAGCCACGCGGCGTCGAAGACTAAGTCTTAG